In Mastomys coucha isolate ucsf_1 unplaced genomic scaffold, UCSF_Mcou_1 pScaffold5, whole genome shotgun sequence, one genomic interval encodes:
- the Ccnq gene encoding cyclin-Q has translation MEAVRSDSCERGTAAPRAEERPAPEARVHFRVTRFIMEAGVKLGMQSIPIATACTIYHKFFCEINLDAYDLYLVAMSSIYLAGKVEEQHLRTRDIINVSHRYFNPGSEPLELDSRFWELRDSIVQCELLMLRVLRFQVSFQHPHKYLLHYLISLKNWLNRYSWQRTPISVTAWALLRDSYHGGLCLRFQAQHLAVAVLYLALQVYGVEVPAEGEAEKPWWQVFSDDLTKPIIDNIVSDLIQIYTMDTEIP, from the coding sequence ATGGAGGCTGTTCGGTCAGACAGCTGCGAAAGAGGGACGGCGGCGCCGCGAGCCGAGGAGAGGCCGGCTCCCGAGGCGAGGGTGCACTTCCGAGTAACCCGGTTTATCATGGAGGCAGGCGTCAAGCTAGGCATGCAGTCCATCCCCATCGCTACCGCGTGCACCATTTACCATAAGTTCTTCTGTGAGATCAACCTGGACGCATATGACCTCTACCTGGTCGCCATGTCTTCCATTTACTTGGCCGGCAAAGTGGAGGAGCAGCATTTGCGTACTCGTGACATCATCAACGTGTCGCACAGGTACTTTAACCCGGGCAGTGAGCCGTTGGAGCTGGATTCCCGCTTCTGGGAGCTACGGGACAGCATTGTACAGTGTGAGCTTCTTATGCTACGAGTTCTGCGTTTCCAAGTCtctttccagcatccacacaagTACCTGCTGCACTACTTGATTTCCCTCAAGAACTGGCTGAATCGTTACAGCTGGCAACGAACCCCCATCTCTGTTACAGCTTGGGCTCTGCTACGAGATAGCTATCATGGGGGGCTATGCCTCCGCTTCCAGGCTCAGCACCTAGCCGTGGCTGTGCTCTATCTGGCTCTGCAGGTCTATGGAGTCGAGGTGCCTGCAGAGGGTGAGGCCGAGAAGCCTTGGTGGCAGGTATTTAGCGATGACCTTACCAAGCCAATCATTGATAATATTGTGTCTGATCTCATTCAGATTTATACTATGGATACAGAGATCCCCTAA